CTTCCTAAGCCAAAAAGGAACTCTGTTATTTAGTTTAAGTTTATAATCCCTCTGATATACAATTTAAGGCGTATGAACTGTTGCAATGTAATGGATATTACTAAAtgcaaagagcattacaatactacggaaTTCCTGAGCGGAATACAAACGTATATGTCAAAGTTTACGGTCTATAATTTATGTCATCTGTAAAAAAGGAACCTACTGTCTATATCTATGTTTCCCCCTATTTTCTACCAGACTACAACCTATATTTGAAACAAGattttaagcattttttttattaaattaccaaCAAAAGAGTTAACCTTAAAATACACGCCTTCTTTATCTTAACATCGGCAGCCCGCTGAATTGTATacagaatgtattttattgcagATATCTTAACAAGAATATTATTCATGAAAGCTCGGCTTTAAAAATCTAGTGAATGCCAGTCTTGATTGTAAAATCCAAAGTGATAGCCAACCTGTAAAAAGAGCAACGTAAAAACCATTTAGTCAAGAGTTTTCATAAATTAACTATTACTGTGGCTCACgagaaagtttttataaaaggCGAGCGGcggttttatgaaataaaacatcaaaaccTTGATATTTAATCTAGTTCCACGATATAACTACAGATTCTCGTTATTTCAGTACAGAGATGGCCTTTTCACCTCTCGCCATTAATTGACCACTACGGAAGcgaaaaatttacttataaaaataaaaatatcagcattATAGCattcaatatcaataaaataacataacattaaCAGTAACAATAAATCGGTACAACACGAATGCATGTTTGTTCAAAGTGGGCTAATTAATTCGCCAATCGTTTTTTACTTCCTCGAACATAACAACGGGTTTACCACGATTACTCGGAAAGTTTTCGCTGCACAAAAGGTGGGAAATGTTGAACATTATCTTTGTTCGTGTTTATTTGCGTattactgttttgtttttaaaatagattagtGGATCTAGCCGCGTGTTTTTTGCCTTCCTTTAATTGAGGTCTGTATGTACCTAACGGCAAATCGATaagtatttgatttaaaaagtgAATGTGGAAATTATGGACTGCGTCGCTGGATATGTATTGCGTGCGTGATACCACACTACAACGAGGTCCTGGGTTGAATCGAATGTACGAAGTCGAATCGTGggtggcaaagtgatattggatttatcTGTTCAATGTCAACACGGTTGGATTTGTTATATAATAGCAATATAATCATCTCcaataacatcatgggacgaaacacacatgACAAAAAataggtgccctggttacacGTTTGTCTACCGTTTCGGGGATAACGCCTTGATGGCTGTGTGAATGAGGAAATGTGCTTTGTGGTAAATGCGATTTCTGTCCGCAAATAGCAATAACACCATCGATAACTAAATTACCTACACATCGAATCTTAACCGCATTCGTCACCTTAACAATATTAGGAGACTATGTCCCAGTCATTACAATGGCTTCATCTTATAGACcgaaacacattttaaaaagcTGCAAAGCGATGAAATAGACAAAGCGGTAACAATTACTAATTACCTTTTACTCGAGTATGAGTGATTGATTTCTTCCGAACCGAATTTCAGCTACGGCGGttaatctcaacgaagatcagccaagtacgcaggagatattatagtgcacaagtgtgtgcgcagtacacaggtgcactccctgttccttcactctcatagtccggtgagacgacaatcccacatgactggagagagatctgGCGCAGGATCAACAACTTCACGTGCTTTCTGAGGCTTGGGGGTATAACACCGGTAACTTCCTGACtacgagctgcgactgagtaattttttaagatgaaaatctagaacccaggtcctcagcggtagtcgtactcgtgccatgtacaattacaactacgccaccgagatagTTCAACTCGGGCATATTGAACTACCAACTccattaacttattttttatattatactggtctgaaatatgtttaatatcaaCACTACGACCAATAAACCTCTCATTCGACATCGTTATTCTACTAAcacataaaaagtataaaaataaagatgattataattatttattcctgCATTCTAGTTTTTATCGATAGCTGTTGACCTTAAACGGCCTTCTAACGTTCCAAGGAGGTGGGGTGAGCTAAAGCGGCTAGAAtctaattagtatttattttataagctaAACCATGTGGAAACTGCGCTGTAAGCTTGTTATGCGTGTTATGCAACCGATGACACGCCTTGATATCGATGTTTTAACTTTATACACTCCTTTAGGTTTAAAGTTTTGTTCGTATATTTATATACGCCTCATATAATTGTTTAGGAGAGATTTGAGACGAATAAATTACTGAATAATTTGCTAGtagtacgatatattttatatccgctcggagagcgaccaccgtacacaaggtgttaaaaccccacatagtggcccacgtgtatatgacgcgttccgggatcatcctTTATAGATACGGTCctaacaggccggcgtaattgtgtctactgtctaggggtaatcatctctcgtcagtcgacattctattagaaccCACTCCAGTTACCACCACGTGCAATGGGGTAACTGCCGTGCGTGCCCCAAAACATttagaatatttgaaatagaactgcgaaaatttatttttgggttttAATTCCATAGTAAGTAAGGAAAGTAGCTAAATTTCACGTAACAAAATATCAATCCTTACCTACTTTAAACGAAGATTTACATTTGGATAAAGGCTTTTCGTGGCAAACCCgtaacaatacatatattatgtaaagttgCTCGTGGCTTAGTTTATCCGCtagattaaacataatatacctaatgAAGCTGAAAATTCCTTGTACGTAGACTTGCGTATAGTCTAAGTATATCTATCTAGACTAAGAAGGCACCAAGGTAATTTCTGTATTTCTGaggaatgatattttttttttctagaattgatctatatttatattatggcgTACGTGGAAGAATATTACAAATTCGAATTCCAAGTACTTTCTCCGTTAGTAAAATGTCGAGATGTCAAGGCATTAGGAATAGACTACACAAATAGCTGATATTTATAACCTAGGAAAAAAAACTGTCTCGTTCAGTATAAATGCCAGCCAACGAACGCAAGGGTCGTAACGACGCGTTCAATGGCCCTCAAATACCGCGCTACACTCGCTCCCTCTTTGATAAAAacgtatgaaaattatttactaacaCGTTCATGTATTTTCCACCACGGATGTTCATAAACCTAGTGTTGTAATTACAAAACAGTAAAAATGTccaattatattcaatttgaaTCCGAGCGGACGATATGTATATTCGTTCGCCTGCACGCAACTCGAAGTTGCAAAATGATAATCGAAAACAACTCGACTTTAAATGGTAACAAGACCGAGAGGAAGTCGAGTTAATCGTCAAAAccgtttcaaaataaaacatccaGTACGAAATTTATACGCGAAAATTTATCAAGATTGCCCGTTGGCAATTTTAATACGTTTGTGCAATCGCTCCACTAACCAGCTCGCACGTCAGCTGCGGTAACTTTTTATAACGTGATAAAAGCCAATTAACCGACTAACGACATGAAGAGAGCAAAGCGGCGACAGCCTCGCCAAGAGACCAACATGTTTAAGATCGACTTCCAATCGCTTATGCTATTTTTGATTTTCGGCGCCGCCTTTATCCTCGTCATTGCATTCCAACCCTTAAGTAAAGAAGAGCATATCGAACGCTATAACAAAATGAGTGAAGACGTAGAGCCATTTAGAAAGAATTTAACAGAATGCGCTCGCCAAGTCAAAGCGTCTATGGTCGACGTCGAACACTTTTTGAAAAGAATACCGCAGTCCACAATGCAGGGTAAATGCTTCGTCGCTTGCATATTAAAACGGAACAACATTATCACAAAGAATAAAGTGAATGTAAAGAATCTTCTAGAAGCTAATAGGGCTGTGTATGGAGATGATAGTGAGGTGCTTGCACGTTTGAAAACAGCGGTAAAGGAATGTTCGGAGGTTGTAGAAGGCGTGTTTGAAATCTGCGAGTATGCATCAGTGTTTAATGACTGCATGCATATGAAGATGGAGCATTTGCTCGACCGCATGACCATGGAGCGGCGAATGGAGGCCCTGGGACAGATGACGAGCAACCCTGACGAGTGGAGCGACGACGAGGACGAGATGCTCAAGCTTGTTAAGGATGAACTTTAGTAAAGCTCTTTCTGttagtatattgtttatttggTGAATACTTAGAACTGTCTTCGCATAATCTTTAATTTTACGAgaatgtgttttttaatttcttgcATTTTAATGTACCATCCGTATTTGCATGTTTCCATTCTCCAAGACAAGGGAGGGTAATTATTTACAGTTAACTTTTGTTTACTTATCCgtcaagtttattatatttttgaagcAGGAATGAAACAATTATTTGCTAAACCATAATGAGAGggattttttatatgtgcacagCAAAgagacgccactgcacctgatggtaagtggagtggagtccagtagaatgtcgactgacgagaggtgattacccctcgacagtcgacacaataggggaccggcctatgcttgattttgtccattattctatatataatggttaatcatatgaaaaagaagtactcctgcgaaaactgcataaaaattggttaaaaaatgagcgagtaattcatatttaaaatattgtaatgtgcagaagtgggcgcgatttggggatatcgctacatctctttctttcgcacgcgtcgtaattcccgatgacgtcacatgtggatatttcgtctcttttctgtttcttgttaattaccccttccaccgaaattcatagacttataacttgttgatttttaaccggattttaaaaattccttctgtgttataatttatattatgtaaatatttgataaaagtaaagaacaaaaatgagtccggtaccctattatgccgtcatattggaaccggatatacacagactgatcccggaacgcgacacacttacgcgggaTACAATTGTTACGGGTGTAATAAAATACATGATCAACCCTCTATGAAGGTGTGTTCCcacttataacaataataacgcccttacgcccgaatactcaaacgctactcaaccaaccaaGTTGTCTGAGACCTACTTAAATATTTGAGTAgcgtttgagtattcgggcATTAGTCTTATGAACATCATTCAATGTACTAGAGTTCCGAAACAAAATTGGATATGctcactaaaatatttacatgcaaTCCAATTATGatctaataaacattattaaaatatagcatGAATAAGGTTCAAATGAAAGATAAAATTGTTaagaagattttttatttcttttcgtaAGTTACCTAATCAACTTCCGATATGATTCCCTTATGTTTACACTAAAAGCGaatgttatacaaaaaacaaactaaGGTTTTGCGACTCGTCAAATATTCATCACACATATTACAATACATACACATTTGTGACAAACGTTTGATCcaatataaacaaactatagaattattttacaataattgtttgtttaataaaggGATTATTTTAAAAGAGATCAGAAAATTAGGTCATATCAATGAAATTGTAtcgtaaaatatacaaattattttgcatgttatttcaatacattGGATCCCTCCATAAATACTCAAATTTGTGACTACATTCAAACGTAAAttccaaattaataatacatttttttaataaaatacattaaggaATTCGTTGTGTgggttaaatagttttaaattcgATACATACAACAAAACGCACACAACAcaaataggaaataaatattaatagtaataacgATAGATGTATGTGCTCGGTTCCTTTGCCTGGCTAttggtgtttatttttaaaattgtaatcgaTTACGTATGTGAGTGCACAtacggttaaaaataaatttattaatattacaggcTCGATTAGTGTTACTTCACAGTTCGTTGGTGTTTAACCAGAATTTCACTTCGTAACTGTATTAATTAACAACGTTTATGCAGATTGTGACGATATGAAATTGTATGAAAAAGAAATCGATGAACTAATGTTGTAACATTATCATTGAAGACCCTCTTTTTAAGGtcttaaggttttttttttaatacgggcacAGCAAAATGATCATAATGTAcctgatttaattattatccctttcacaatatatataaaaatacattatggtAAAgcttttactattaaaaatataaagttaattatattttttctttaaacagCTTCAGCAAAGGAACCCATCACATACTGccttttcataaataaaataaaatattaaaccaagTCAAGTTCTTTCCACATACAATTTTCAATTGCGAGTAAACACGTATGTATGACAGCATTTCCATTTATATTCTTCTATTTAGTAGAGTAATAATAAGAAAACTATTCCATTTGGAAAGGCATATTACTCACTTTactcaatacaaaaaatactttgatacaTCCTTGttaaggttttaaaatataatcacaaaataaagcaaaatgAAAACTATATTTCTGTCAACACGCGCTCAAaattattgttagttatttttttaaacaacacaAAAGTCATACTCGTAATGTACACAACTCTCAGATAAGTCTAAAATCT
Above is a window of Manduca sexta isolate Smith_Timp_Sample1 unplaced genomic scaffold, JHU_Msex_v1.0 HiC_scaffold_2170, whole genome shotgun sequence DNA encoding:
- the LOC115447418 gene encoding uncharacterized protein LOC115447418, encoding MKRAKRRQPRQETNMFKIDFQSLMLFLIFGAAFILVIAFQPLSKEEHIERYNKMSEDVEPFRKNLTECARQVKASMVDVEHFLKRIPQSTMQGKCFVACILKRNNIITKNKVNVKNLLEANRAVYGDDSEVLARLKTAVKECSEVVEGVFEICEYASVFNDCMHMKMEHLLDRMTMERRMEALGQMTSNPDEWSDDEDEMLKLVKDEL